Within the Salmo salar chromosome ssa12, Ssal_v3.1, whole genome shotgun sequence genome, the region cgtcgccaaacccactggctccaggtcatatataagtctttgctaggtaaagccccgccttatctcaactcactggtcaccatagcagcacccacccgtagcatgctctccagcaggtatatttcaatgGTCAAtttcaaagccaattcctcttttggccgcctttccttccagttctctgctgccgatGACTGgaacaaaaatcactgaagctggagacccatatctccctcactaactttaagcaccagctgtcagagcagctcacagcccatctgtaaatagcccatccaactccctcatccccatactgttatttatttttttgcgccTTTGCAaactagtatctctacttgcacattcatcttctgcacatctatcactccagtgtttaattgcaaaattgtaattatttcgccactatggcctattcattgccttacctcccttatcttacctcatttgcacacactgtataaatacttttttctctattgtgttattgactgtatatttgttatttgtttattccatgtgtaactctgtgttgttgtttgtgtcgcactgctttgctttatcttggccagatcgcagttgtaaatgagaacttgttctcaactagcctacctggttaaataaaggtgaaataaaaaaataaaaaatacctgtcaagtggatggattatcttggcaaaggtgaaatgctcactaacagggatggccttccctgtggctcagttggtagggcatggtgtttgcaacgccagcatggtgtgtgcaacgccagggttgtgggttcgattcccatgggggaccagtacaaaaaaaaataaagcatgaaatgaaatgtatgcattcgctactgtaagtcgctctggataagagtgtctgctaaatgactaaaatgtaatgtaaaatataaATTTGTACAAagattttgagaaataagctttttatgcaTATGGAacttttctgggatattttatttccgCTCATGAAACATTGAACCAACACtgcgtgttgcgtttatatttttgttaagtgttatAACTGCATTATTTTGTCACACGTATCCTGTCCTCTAGTGGTGCTTAGAGGGTGGTGATTATACAACAGTTGAAGAGTAGTTCAGTCAATGTAAAGTGGGTTTGAATCGAATAGGTTGGGGAATTGAATAGTTGGTCGAGTGGGTGCTCAATCACGTCAAGTGCGTGTTTAAGTGCAAAGTCTCTCTTTCAATAATGTATCAAATTGAATAGGATGTGTGACAGACAAATTATTTGGcacgatttttttgttgttgtttagaaaTGCAATATATGAACCTCAACTTTATAAAAAttaatttgggggggggggtaatagtTATAGAGATGACTTGATTCCTTTCTAACCACTAAAGAATGTATGACCTCTGTGGCTTTGTTTTAGAGTAGGACTACCCATATGCCAATCACATCAAGTTGCCATGGTACGTTCACACCTCTGGTATGCTTTCGTAACAAATTTAAAAAAACTGGCTAATATGGACATTTCCGGTTGTTTTACGGTTTCCATCTATTTCACTTTAGAGATAACTTTACAACTGCACGTGCTTACTTTATTGTTTATTAACTCGTAGCATTATACATAAAAGCGAACTTTGTACCACTCCTACTGGTCAAAACATTGCAGTTGCATTGCAAGGACAATCTCCGGGCTGAACTAGAAAAATACGGCAGGGCACGCCCCTCTGTTTTGATTCAACCATGGAGCAAACCATCTGTCTGTGTATTATATTGACTTTGAAACCAGAACATAAACCGAAAGCGCAATTTTTATGGGTATGTTAAATTCATAAACATATTTACATCTCAAATATCTAGAGCATATAATGTTGTAGTAGGCCTATGCCTACTACATATAGAAACTGCATGCATAAATAATATCCCACCCTTACGCAATGGTTTGGTCTGCTTTTAAACTTCAGAGCGCCGATCTTTAACTGTAGCAGACAGTTGCCTCTCTGCTATATTCATGTGCTacacagttgcattttatcgTGTGAATATAATTTAAAACGTCACACTGATTTACAAACGTTGTCTGAAGACTCAACACAATTGCTGGTGAGTTTGGTTCTCTCTTTGATAGTTTAACTTAATAAGCTAACCAAAATGCAGTCTGACTCTTTTTTCATACcctgttttgttgatgttgaataTGTATTACCTGTATCGACAGACCAAATAATATTATGAGACCATGATTACTTTATTTTCATGGTCCAGGCATGCAGAATGCAAACCCAATAGAGGAGGTGGGAGGCGACACACCCTGTGATGTGCCCTGTTTCCAGAAACTTGACTCCCCAACAGGTAACAGGCACTCCTCATGATCGGCTATTGGTATGGATTCATATTTTGACTTATGTGATTTTGTGGTTTTGTTGGTATTCGGTGTGTAATAAAGGTATTTTActaatctctctcctctttctgcgtgtgtctatatgtgtgtgtgtgtcttcatcttCCAGGGAGCCCTCCCAAACAAGCCTCTCTCGCAGATATGATGGAGTTTGAGAATTGTGTTTCTAATCTCAGCCTTGCACATGAGATAGTGATGAACAGAGACTTCAGCTTCAGACAAAACAGCCCACCCAAAGACAGGCAAGACTAgctatgaaacacacacaccatttctgTGTAATGATAGTCAATAATCACTGTATGATCATAATTTCAGTCACTTTAAAGTCACAGATTTTTAATAATGATTTATTTTTTAGCTTGGAAGGGAGAATATCTGACATAGTTCACAGTGCGTTCTGGGACTGTCTTCGTGAGCAGCTTTCATGCAGCCCTCCAGACTATGTCCATGCTGTCATTCTGCTACAAGAGGTGAAAACTGTGAGTATGGTCATGTACCTTTACTAGCTCACTCCTTCCCCCAGTTTCTCAGCATAGTATAGCAAACAAAGAAAGGCTAAGTGACCCACTGTGTGGTTGTCCCCTGTGTGGTCAGACCGTGCTGTCCCTGCTCCTGCCTGGCCACGTGCGTCTGAAGGCccaggtggaggaggttctggaCCTGGAGCTGATCCAGCAGCAGGCAGATCACGGGGCCCTGGATCTGCAAAGATTGTCACGCTACATCATCAATACCATGGCCTCCCTGTGTGCCCCTGTACGGGACCCAGAGATCAAGACACTACGGGATCTTTCGGACCCAGTGGATCTCCTCAGGTGAGGGACATGCTCAATTAACTCATTTTATGGTAAAACAAAAGTCATTGTGTAGCATAATATCAGATATGAAAATGTAATGAAATTACATTTGGAATGACAAAATCTCAAAAACTAAAAAAACTAAACTCTGGGAAGCTCCTTCGTAGACTATTCCACTACTCATTCATAGTTACTTTGGGTATGGTCCACACATGGCCAGTAATGAACCAGGGCCTACGTTTGGTTAATGCTAAGAAATATGTTCCTTTCCTGACTAACAGGGAGATCTTCAGAGTCCTTGGCCTGATGAAGACAGACATGGTCAACTTCACCGTACAGAGCCTCAGACCTAATCTTCTTCAGCAGGCGGTCCAATACGAGCGAGCCAAGTTCCAGGAGATCCTGGAGGAGCAGCCTGGTAAGTGAGACAATGTTCTAAGAGAAAATCTACACAAATCTACAGTTCTACCAAATCTGACATGCTCCTAACATCCAGAAGGAAAAacttgtgcttctacatctgcattgtctgctctttggggttttaggctgggtttctgtataagcactttgtgacatctgctgctATAAAAAagctttataaatatatttgattgattgcTTGAACTCGGTTGGATAATCCCTTTGTTCACATTCACACTTTCCATCAAATAAATGTCAGGAACTTCAAAACGGATATTGTTTGTCTAATGATGGCTTCCATATGTTTTTATTGCTTTTCTAACCATCCTTCTCAAGAGTTCTTGGAAAAGACCACCGTTTGGCTTCAGGTGGCAGCACAAGAGGAGGCATTGGTCAGTACCCAGTCTGACCTTGACACTGGGACTCCCAAGCCACGTGGTCCATTAAGTCCTACTGCCGTCCTGAACAGGGCTTACCTGCAACTGCTGAGCTGGGACCCCCATGACCAGAACTACCCTGAGGTAATCAAATGAGGACCCTGATTGGTTCTGTCTTCCCAGTGGCATAACAAGCATGtagacagttcaaatcaaattttattagtcacatgcgccgaatacaacaggtgtagaccttacagtgaaatgctttcttacaagcccctaaccaacaatgcggtttcaaaaaaatacggataagaataagagaaaagtaacaagtaattaaagagcagcagtaaaaaaaataacaatatatgcaggtgggtgccggtacagagtcaatgtccgggggcaccggttagttgaggtagtatgtacatgtaggtagagttaattaaagtgactgcatagatgacAATGGAGagaggcagtggtgtggagaggggagggggagggtaaTGCGAATAGTTTGGGTAgcaatttgactagatgttcaagagtcttatggcttgggggtagaagctgtttagaagcctcttggacctcgacttggcactccggtaccgcttgccatgtgggaGCAGGGAAAACAAcctatgactaaggtggctggagtctttgaaaatattttagggccttcctctgacaccgcctggtatagaggtcctggatggcaggctgtactgggccgttcgcactaccctctgtagtgccttgcggtcggaagccgagcagttgccataccaggcagtgatgcaaccagtcaggatgctctcgatggtgcagctgtagaaccttttgaggatccatgccaaatcttttcagtcttctgaggggaataggttttgtcgtgcccgcttcacgactgtcatggtgtgcttggaccatgttagtttgttggtgatgtggacaccaaggaacttgaagctctcaacctgctccactgcagccccgtcgatgagaatgggggcatgctcgttcctctttttcctgtagtccacaatcatctcctttctcttgatcacgttgagggagaggttgttgtcctggcaccacacagccaggtctctgaactCCTCCCAATAGCCTGTCTCATtgttatcggtgatcaggcctaccactgttgtgtcatcagaaaaTGTAATGACTGTGTTGGGGtcatgcctggctgtgcagtcctgagtgaacagtgagtacaggagggggctgagcacgcacccctgaggggcccctgtgttgaggatcagcgtggcggatgtgttgttacctacccttacctccagggggcggcccgtcaggaagtccaggatccagttgcagagggatccagggtccttagcttattgatgagctttgaaggcactatggtgttgaatgctgagctgtagtcaatgaatagcattctcacataggtgttccctttgtccaggtgggaaatggcagtgtggagggcaatagagattgcatcatctgtggatctgttggggcggtatgcaaattggactgggtctagggtttctgggatgatggtgttgatgtgagccatgaccagcctttcaaagcacttcatggctacagacgtgagtgctacgggtcagtagtcatttaggcaggttaccttagtgttcttgggcacaggctcTGTGGTGgtatgcttaaaacatgttggtattacagactcggacagggagaggctgaaaatgtcagtgaagacacgctcgcagtacacgtcctggtaatctgtctggccctgctgccttgtgaatgttgacctttctgaaggtcttactcacatcggctgcggagagcgtgatcacacagtcttccggtacaccTGGTgcactcatgcatgtttcagtgttatttgcctcgaagcgagcatggaagaagtttagctcgtctggtaggctcgtgtcactgggcagcactCGTCtgtacttccctttgtagtctgaaatggtttgcaagcccagccacgtccgacgagcgtcagagccggtgtagtacgactcgatcttagtcctggattgatgctttgcctgtttgatagtcGTTTAGTGGAGAATATAATTCAGGAAGTAGGTGGTTGAAGCCATTTTCAACAAGGAAATTACATCAGGGAATTATCAATGAATGGATGAATCACCTATTGCTCCAATAAATTAATAGATTGAGATTACATAATAATAATTCCCTGTGCTTTCACCCCCACATAATCTACTCACCCCCACTTATCTACTGGAAAACATTTTATAGTATCTCATGTCCaaatttctcctctccctccacagacAGTTCTGATGGACAGAGCCCGCATAGATACACTGGGGCAGAGGCTGAGTCTGCTGGTTCTTGAGGCATCAGTTCTGCTGTTGACCAGCACACAGTGTGGGGCCGCTGTTTTCTCTCTGCAGGGGTTTGTAGGTAAACTCAAGCAGACCATCACTGCCCTGCTGGAGGGCAGTCACAACAGGTAagaggggggggttactgtctgtCTCGGGGCACAGGTAATGTATAACAGAAAAAAAGTAAGTTGACAAAAGAGCCCAGCTGCCACACTTCAAATGTCTGCAACAAACCCTTCTTCAGGCTCAAAATATAGCTCAAATTAACAAGttaataaacattttaaataaaaatgtttatacATGATTTCATGAAGCTATTCATGCTCTACTCTAAAGTACAATCAAATGTATTATTGCGAGTTCAATAAATTCTTATCCTGTAGTTGTTCTGAATGGATGTTTGACACCAGTCTCTCTGGTGCGTTCAGGGACTTTGACCTGCAGGGGGCGTTGCTGGGGCTGAGGGAGCAGGTGCTGGTGCAGGTGAAGGAGGCTCTAATCACCCAGGAAGGACCAGCGCTGCCTCAGGACAGTGAAGACATGCTTAAGGGACAGATCTCAGACCTGGCCAAGAACAACAACCCCATCCACACTCTCATAGGTCAGTCACCACCAGTGAGGGGCAACCCAAACCTGACCTCCCAAGTTCAGCATTCCAGAGTAACTAGTTGCATGAGTTCCATGTTAATCCTGAGATATGTGCAGGTCAATTTAACCATTACTGATACAATTATGAGTCCGATACAATTGTACAGTTTAGCAAGATATGTTCTTTGTCTGCAAAGTTTCTTGTAAGTCAGATGGGCAGTGCAGCAGGCTGATTTCTCTCTTTTTGCATACCACACATGTTGTAGAAGAAAGAGTGCAGGGCTACCTCCAGGCCATGCTAGAGGGAGACCCCACTAAAAAGAGTCCGTCCATGCCCCCTGCCCTGAGGCTGCTGAGTGCTGAGGTGGCAGAGCTGGGAATGGCCTTTGGGCGAATGGTCCATTTCAACCGCTCAGTTTTCGGCCCCTTCTACGCCCCCATCCTAAGGAAGATGCTGTTTCCATCGGGAGAGGCCGAGATGGGGGAGGACTCCCGCTAGTCCCCCCAACACCTCAGGTCGCCTGCATAAGCTGCCATTCAACATTTACACAATGTAGAGCAGGGTTCCCAAACTGGCGACCCGCGGGCCAAATCTGGCACGTCAACAATATTATTTGGCTCCCCCAAAGACCCCCAACTtaaatttaaatattttttaattacaaaaatgtataaaaatctcGCACCTGAGATGCAAAAACTCCCAAATGCAATGTCCCAAGAAGGAAGTTAACTTAACTTTTGCATTATTTAGGTAGGGTAACTTCATTCACGAGGAGAGAGAATGCAGGAGACAGTCAACTAATAAATCAGGCAATGGACCATTTTGTGGTGCTGAATCTTAAAGCTGCAAccacagcacaatcaataggaggtgaacagtgcTGGTGCTGGAAATATAGCTAACTTGCTATGCAAGTGTTGCACAGCGACAGATGGAGAAAACCTACACCAGTCGAgtaattcatttcaacaataatcttcattttaatttgactttacaaacaagAAGAGGGCTTAATTGTCTTCTGAGCCTAGGCCTACCTAAAGCCTAGGCCTACATAAAATAACAACTGTCTGAGGTATGCTATAAGGCTTAACAGCATCTTTCACAAGAAAAAGATTATATGGCCTAATAGAAGTGGGATTTGTTTTTTTACAAGGTCTCCTTACAATTGCAACTGGTCAAAAAAGGAGCATCCTAGATAAAACAATAATTCCAAGAAAAAAAGGTGAATGTCTATCAGGATAGCCTGCTCCTGTAACGACAGAAAAAACAGATAATACTGTCAGCTTGAGACCTAAATATCCCTGGATAAGCACTCACAATAATGTTAGTATTTACTAAATACAGTCATATAGGCCACAAAGTTACTCACTCAATGGGAAAAGTTGCATTTCCCCTCGATCTTGTGGATGTCACGTGAGATGGATGTGATTTTGATGCGCAGGCAGTCAACGATTGACTTATGTGAAAGCCAGTTCCTGTCCTGAGTCTATATTGCATACATAGAGTAAAATTAGAACTCGCAGGATTAAGTCGATCCAAACATTGTTAGCACATGAAATGCACGTTTCTTTATTGGCTGTATTCCTCTGAGCATGCCACCCAAAACGCACACAAGGACTCGGTACTCCTGAGCGCATCCCTGATTTGGCTCGATGTCTGTAATTCTATCAGCTCAGTTtgaattgttttattttaatAGCATttaatttaaactttatttaactaggcaagtcagttgagaacaaattcttatttacaatgacggcctacccaggccaaacccggacgacgctgggccaattctgcgccaccctatgggactcccaatcacggccggatgtgattcaacctggattcgaaccagggactgtagtgacgcctcttgcactgagatgcagtgccttagaccgctgctccacttgGGAGCCCAATCCAGCGAGGGTATCGTTTTCTTAGCAAGGGAGGAGCGTTCTCCATCTGGGCGGACTGTGAGAGGAGCACGTACAAACGCAATGATATCCATGGGCATTCTGTAGTCTTCAAATCTGGTGGAGAAGTTGTCCCTCAGCTGCTTGATGAAATCTTCCATGCTGCGGTCTGGTCCCTCTGCCTGTCGTTTCTTCAGTGTGCTGAAGTCCAAATCGAACAACTCAAGCTTCCACAAGTTTTTCCACCATGTCCACGACTGTTTTCCATCTTTCTTGTTACTGGAGAATTAACCAATTTATGTGACAGAATATGTCAGCCAAAAAAGCAGTTTATGTAGCTTGCAGTTAACGCTTAAATGTTTCTGCGTCGGGCCTCTGTCTCAGGCGGAAGACCACTTTGAAAATTCCATGCCTAGATTCATAATAACGTATGAGATTAAATAATTTGCACATAGCGACGTTTTCATTTCAAATAAGACACACTGGCTTGGCATTGGGAAAATATGGTCAAATGAACGCATATCTCTTtgtacattttccctgatacTTTTTGAGAGCGACATTTTCTCTTGTATCAAGCCAATTGTTCGGAACGAATGTTGACGTTAACAAAAtcaacacacagagaaagacaaaaaTAATAACTGAATAGAGACATGGTGATTTTATGAGcgtaatcagatcaaaatgattGTTATTGTCACAGAATGTATTATGTACTAATCAGATGTGTTAAAAATATTGTTCAATTTGTAGTGTAGGCCAATTAATTGTGCTAATATTATAtactaattatgttctggccgcTGACTATTAGCTCAGAGAAAAATTGGGCCAAAGGCCAAACCTAGTTGACGAACCCTGATGTAGAGTGTTTATACTGTATATTTAGATTTTAGAATATAAATACATTAGTAACGTTTGTTAAACCAAAAACAGGCCATCAGATAAGTAGAATATTCATATAATCATACTGGAATACATTTTCCCCAGGACACATATAATATTTGTTGTGGCAACCCTTGTGATAATCATTTTACTAATATCTAGAGTTTGCATGCATGTCAGCTGGAATGTATTATATGTGCATTAGCTAGAGATTGTTGTGTACAGTAGGTTTATTGAATGGTATGTACTGTATAATTTAAAGCACTTACCAAAAATATGTCTGCACTTTAACTATTTAAAATACATCTATATTTTAATATTTTGGAACTGTACATTACataatgtgtgaaatttgttggGGGATTATTGAGTGACATTTTATGCATTCTGaccaactgaacaaaaatataaacgcaacatgtaaagtgttggtcccatgtttcataggatgaaataaaagatcccagatgttttccatatgcacaagaagcttatttctctcaaattgtgggCACAAATTTgtctacatccctgttagtgagcatttctcctttgccaagataatctatccacctgataggtgtggcatatcaagaagttgattaaacagcacgatcattacacaggtttatcttatgctggggacaactcaatgccacagatgtctcaaattttgagggagtgtgtaatTGCCATGCTggttgcaggaatgtccaccagagctgttgccagagagtttcacgttcatttctctaccataagccgcttctaacgtcgttttagagaatttggcagtacgtccttCTGGCCTCAAAACTGCAGACCACGTATGTGTATGGCGTTAtatgggcgagcagtttgctgatgtcaacgctgtgaacagagtgccccgagGTGGCAGtagtatggacaggcataagctacggacatcgaacacgattgcattttatcaatggcaatttgagtgcacagaaataccgtgacgagatccataggcccattgtcgtgccattcatccaccgccatcacctcatgtttcagcatgataatgcactgccccatgtcgcaaggatctgaccacaattcctggaagctgaaaatgtcacagttcttctatggcctgcatactcagacatgacacccattgagcatgtttgggatgctctggatcaacgtgtatggCAGCGTGTTACagtttccgccaatatccagcaacttcgcacagccattgaagaggagtgggacaacattccataggccacaatcaacagcctaatcaactctatgtgaaggagatgtgctgtgctgcatgagacaaatggtggttacactagatactgacttttttgttgttgttatccaTGCCCTTTCATTTTTTTAAAGGTGTCTGTAACCAacggatgcatatctgtattcccagtcatgtgaaatccatagattagggcctaatgagttggtttgaattgactgatttctttatatgatcTGTAAAATCTTATAAATTGTTGCATTaatatatttgttcagtatatgaaaaaaaatgtatgacttGTGACGACATTTTTTCCCCTCCATTGTTTCAATATGATTTTTATTTCAAACAAGTTCATGAAGAGGAGACAATTCAGTTATCATTTAATTGTTTGGTTTTAGAGTAATGAGAAAAACATGTTCAAAAGGAAAGACTAAGGATTGTGGAGTTTGTTTTTCTTAGTAAGTGAAAGGGAAAGGGTTACCTAAAGTGGTAAGTAACCCTAAGCACAATATACTACTCACAACATAAATGACAAATCAatatacctacagtaccagtcaaaggttaggacacgcctactcattccagagttatttgtactattttctacattgtagaatagtgaagatatcaaaactatgaaataacacacatggaatcatgtagtaaccaaaaaagtgttaaacaaatcaaaatatattttatatttgagattcttcatagtagccaccctttccctttgtggtatacagaagatagccctatttggtaaaaggcgaagtccatattatggcaagaacagctcaaataagcaaaaaaacgatagtccattattactttaagacatgaaggtcagtcaatgcgggaaatttcaaaatctttgaaatttcaagtgcagtcgcaaaaaccatcaagcgatatgatgaaactggctgtcatgaaaggaagacccagatttacctctgctgcagaggataagttcattagagttaccaacctcagaaattgcagcccaaataaatgcttcacagagttcaataaacagacacatctcaacatcaactgttcagaggagactgggtgaatcaggccttcatggtcgaattgctgcaaagaaaccactactaaaggacaccaataagaataagtgacttgcttgggccaagaaacacaagcaatggacattagaccagtggaaatctgtcctttgatctgatgagtccaaatttgagatttttggttccaaccgccatgtctttgtgagacacagagtaggtgaacggatgatctccacttgtgtggttcccaccgtgaagcatggaggaggaggtgtgggggtggtttgctggtgacactgccagtgatttatttagaattcaaggcacacttaaccagcatggctaccacagcattctgcagtgatatgccatcccatctggtttgcgcttagtgggactatcatttgtttttcaacaggacaatgacccaacacacctccaggctgtgtaaaggcaatttgaccaagagggagagtgatggagtgctgcatcagatgaccctggcctccataatcacccgacctcaacccaattgagatggtttgggatgagttggaccgcaaagtgaaggaaaagcagccaacaagtgctcagcatatttgggaactccttcaagactgttagaaaagcattccaggtgaagctggttgggagaatgccaagagtgtgaaacgctgtcatcaaggaaactttgtttggtttctacatgattccttttctattatttcatagttttgatgtcttcactattattctacaatgtggaaaatagtaaaaataaagaaaaacctttgaatgagtaggtgtgtccaaacttttgacgggtACTGTGTACATAAACCATTATACACTGTACATACACTTACATGTCTTATAAAGAACTTCTGAAGTATAAAAGTGTGAGTATAAGGCCATATGATCTTGGTCAATAATATTCTGTAGTAATTTCTAGGGTAAATTATTAGGCTATCACTGCCCTTAACAAATAATTGAGGTGCCACCCAGCCTGATGGAATTCAGCATGCCATCTCATTACAGAGTTAaacattattatattataatcACACTTTATCAATGGAGGTCTT harbors:
- the LOC106565864 gene encoding T-complex protein 11-like protein 2, whose protein sequence is MQNANPIEEVGGDTPCDVPCFQKLDSPTGSPPKQASLADMMEFENCVSNLSLAHEIVMNRDFSFRQNSPPKDSLEGRISDIVHSAFWDCLREQLSCSPPDYVHAVILLQEVKTTVLSLLLPGHVRLKAQVEEVLDLELIQQQADHGALDLQRLSRYIINTMASLCAPVRDPEIKTLRDLSDPVDLLREIFRVLGLMKTDMVNFTVQSLRPNLLQQAVQYERAKFQEILEEQPEFLEKTTVWLQVAAQEEALVSTQSDLDTGTPKPRGPLSPTAVLNRAYLQLLSWDPHDQNYPETVLMDRARIDTLGQRLSLLVLEASVLLLTSTQCGAAVFSLQGFVGKLKQTITALLEGSHNRDFDLQGALLGLREQVLVQVKEALITQEGPALPQDSEDMLKGQISDLAKNNNPIHTLIEERVQGYLQAMLEGDPTKKSPSMPPALRLLSAEVAELGMAFGRMVHFNRSVFGPFYAPILRKMLFPSGEAEMGEDSR